Part of the Salmo trutta chromosome 2, fSalTru1.1, whole genome shotgun sequence genome, GCCTAttatgttgttttagagaatttggcagtacgtccaaccggcctcacaaccgcagaccacgtgtatggcgtcgtacCCCATGGCgggggtggggttatggtatgggcaggcataagctacggacaacgaacacaatcacattttataaatgacaatttgaatgcacagaaatagcctgatgagatcctgaggccctttTGTAAGGcccatttttttaaggtatctgtgaccaacagttttcccagtcatgtgaaatacatagattaaggcataatgaatttatttcagttgactaatttcctcatatgaactgtaactcagtaaaatctttgaaattgttggatTTATATTTTTGCTAAGTATATATGCATTACTACCCATAGATTTCCCATTTGTCCTCTTTACATGTGTTTCTTTCATTCCTATGTCTGTTGTTCCAAACATATGACTCTTGGATGTAGTATAAGGCCTCGTCATATTCTTCTTGAAATGTCCATATGTATTTGGAATAGTATGTAGAATACAACATTGTTTAACATGAAACATGTCATGAAGTTATATATTGGGCATACAATAAACCCTCTTATAACCGTCGTTGACCAACCTGAGTCGACTTGAATCTAggtctgtgttactgtaataagactgttagcccgctgagctaaagcctagttATAATGGTGCCATCCTAACATCTTATGATGACACAACTCATTCGGTCTACATGATCTAGTATAGGGTAAAAAAAGTCACTTCACAAGTTTTTCGAAAGTACTCTTTTGGCTTTCACCCTCAGTCCCTCATCTCTCCAAGAAGTATTCATACtcatggtaaaaaaaaattaaaaagtcaTGTAAAATTAAAAAGTGCTAAGGTAAACATTATTGGACCGTGAACTTTCCTGCCTGTCTGGCTGACCGTGACAGGTTCATGTTTCCTCCCTTCATTATTGTCCTCCTTTCCCCGCCAGTCATCCCTTCTTTTTTTAACCCCTTCATCACTCAGCTATGAATCCCTTCTACAGTGCCCTCCTctattattggcacccttggtaaaTATGAGCAAACCGGGCTGTGAAAAAAACTTCTTTATTGTTTATCCTCTTGGTCTTCcattcaaaatattcacaaaaatcaACACTTTAATTAAAGTAAAATAAATTGGAAGATTTATTTTTTCTTACCATAAAACAAAGATTTTTCTCAAATATATGTgtgccacaattattggcaccccttcaTTCAATACTTTGTGCAACCTCCCTTTGCCAATATAACAGCTCTGAGTCTTCTCCTATAATGCATAATGAGGTTGGAGAACACATGGCAAGGGCtctgagaccattcctccatacagaatatctccagatccttcagattCCCAGGTCGCTTGTGGACTCTCCTCTTCAGCTCATCCCACAGCTTTTCTATGGAGTTTAGGTCAGGGGACTGGGAAGGCCATGGCCAAACCTTGATTCTGTGGTCAATGAACCGTTTTTGTGTTGATTTTGAGGAGTGCTtcggatcattgtcctgctggaatatCCAACCACGGCCCAGTTTAAGCTTCCTAGCAGAGGCAGTCAGGTTTTGATTTAATATTTGCTGGTACTTGATGGAGTCCATGATACCATGTATCCTAACAAGTGGTCCAGGACCTTCGAAATAAaaacagccccataacatcaaagattcaccaccatacttcacagtggggatgaggtagttttcTGCATATCTATCTTTCTGTCTACGCCTAACCCACCTCTGGTGTTTGtttccaaaaagctctattttggtctcatctgaccatagaacCCGGTCCCATTGAAAGTTCCAGTAACGTTTGGCAAACTGTAGGCGCTTGACTTTGTTGTTTGATGACAGcaaaggcttttttatggcaaccCTCCCAAACAACTTGTGGTTATGTAGGTGGCATCTGATCGTAGTTTTGGAGATTTTCTGACCCCATGACCCAACTAACATCTACAATTCTCCAGCTGTGATCCTTGGAGATTTTTTTGGCCACTGGAACCATCCTCCTCACGGTGCGTGGGGTCAATATAGACACACTTCCTCTTCCAGGCCCATTGTTAACATCTCCAGTTGCTTTAAATTTCTTAATTATTGCCCTGATAGTGGAAATTGGCATTTTCAACCTTTAAGCTATTTTCTTATAGCCATTTCCTGATTTGTGCAGCTCAACAACCTTTTGTCACACATCATTACTGTATTCTCAGGTCTTTCCCATAATGAAGGATGACTATGGGAACATGGCCTGTGTGTCACCTCATATTTATACCCCAGTAAAACAGGAAGTCATGGCTTACCACTTAAGTGTTCCTAATCACTCAGGTTAACTTAAAAACGTAAAATATGAATGGGAATATACTTCAGTTAGATTTTACTCGTAAGAACTTCTCGGGGTACCAATAATTGTGGCACACATGTTTCGGAGAAAAatattaatttaatttatttcacatacatttttttcaataattctatttcaattaaaaggttcgatttttgtgaatattttgaatgaaagaccaagaggataaacagaaaataaaaaaatgtcacagCCTGTTTTACTCATAtttaccaagggtgccaatattagtgGAGGGCACTGTAGTTTACAGATGCCACTCTAGAGTTGTGACATGTTGATTGACGTTTGTGGGCTTTTGAGATCTAGCAGTGTGTGTAGCTATTGGTAGCACCTAAAGTATGCCAGTCATGCTCCAATAATGTCAATATTAAAgagtaaaaaaaatactttattatattgtattatattttacaATCTTATTTTATCTTAGCCCTTCTATAACCTTACATTATCAGCTCGTCAAGTGTTATGCAAGAACCTTTAAACAAAAGGAGTCAGTGAGTGTGAGTCACAAAATTACACAACATTTCCCAATTAGCTTATTTCTCATTGTATAATTCCTTTGGGTACAATTTTATTTTCCGTAACTGATGAACAGTGCCTTGAAACAAAACAAAAGTCCATTCACTCTTATCATCTTTGGAACGTACGTCAAGTCACATTCAAGTCTCACTTGACAGGGCCAGCTGAATTTGCTAAACATTCTGCTTATGTCAGTTCCACTGTTGTTTTAGACAGCCGTTTTACAGTCACTGAGCTGTCCGTCATCCTGTCACAGCCCTGAGTGGTCCCGTCCAATTCCTGAGCTGTGCTGTGTTTGGGTTACGCGGAGTGCATTGGGACAGTCACGGTAATCACGTGTGTCTGTTCTGAGAAACCCTCTCTCAGTTTTCTAGTTTTAGGTGAAGGAGCCCATAGACAGTCCAAGGACTTGGACTGAAGCTAGGCTAGCAGCTGCACTGTGTAAGCCCCCACCCCATCACTTCTAACAGATAAGAGCCCTCAGTTTAGAGCTATTCATTTACGTCTGTTTCGGTCTCTCACTTCTTCCCTCACTCTTATATATAGAGAAAGGGGTGATGGAAGAAGCCAGGCGAGAAGAAGACAGGCTTCCCAACCTCCACACTCATTTTTGTGACCCATCACCCCTCACTTCATTTGGCTCGGGTCTGTTTGTTAGTTCAGTTCAACGTTCGCTCCTGAGCAGGATACCGTCCTTCAAAATCGTCCTCTGTACAAGTTCAGCCAGATCACTATAGATATATCATATCAAAAGGCAATAGGGCAATAACACTATTAATATTCTGTCATATAAACACATATCTTATACAGTACACATAGCGTATAGTACAGCATTTTGACTGTGTTTATATGAGAGAATAATCGTGGTCTTATTGCCTTGCCCTCTCAAAGACATTCAGTGCTGATTACCCATGATTCACTCTGATAATGGCCCCCATCAGAGCCAAGTATTTGGAGAGTTGGGCCAATATGATTTCTGtattatgatgcatttacatgacacttcaacattctatggcagccattTTAGCTCCCCATTAACATTACATGTGGAATACTTAATACTATGTAACTGAATGTCTATAATTAGAACAATATTCAAAATTCTATAATTTTGCCTAtttctaaatacatggctctggccCCCATTATTTACTCTGTCACGCATCCGAGGAGGATTGAGGTAATATTCAGGGCCGGCGATGCGACGCGAGCGGCCGTTGTACATGGCTAGTAATCCCACACGCCCCAGTCCACCACTACTATGGAAGGCTGTTCAAGAGAACGTtgtgatagaaatgtattgtgtagatcaGGTATGGCTGTTTGTCATTTAGAACCGTGGGTCATGTCAGCACTACACATCACATTTCCACCTGCAACATTGTGTATTACCTCATTAAATTCACCCCACATCAATGAGTGATGGCCCTCTGTTGAAGCTATTACACTTGAATGTGATGTGATGGACTCTCTGGTTGTAAAACTGCTTAGAGGCCTGACTCAGTTTATCATAGAGTGACCTCTGGTATGACAGGTTGTGGTCACTTTACAGGCCACATAGGCGAAGGCAGAGAGAGATCAGATATACTGGGAATGAAAGGCCACAACACTGATATATCCTGTGTGAGGCCAAGTAATGTCAAGACTATATGGAGAGACAGAAAACGTATTTTGCCTACGTTACACCTATACCTTTGTGCAACTGAGGAGACATGACGGATCAGGGCTCTATATCTTCTTTCTTCCTGAGTGATATCAGATAAACCGGGAACGTGACATCCATTTCCTGTGAGCCTAGGGTTGTGTTCATCAGGGCACACtaacaaaacattttgcaatagaatgaaaaaaagcatttcctattggacaagttcagataaCCAACTGAAATGGAGAGGTGCTTTCTTTTGCTTCGTGCCTAGTGAACATGACCCCAGACATAGGATGCACTTCAACCTTCCATTTCCTCCTTTTTCTCCAATGAGAATCCCGAGAGTCTGCCCCTTAGAGGCAGTCAGGACACAGCGCCACCTGTCCCGCCCGGTGGGCCCTGCAGGGACAGAGTCTGCGGTGGACAGGATCGGACCCAGCGCAGCTGAACAGGAGACGCTCCCGCTGCAGGCCGCAGCGACGACCCCACGGGCTGTAGGCAGGAAATATATGGTTGTCCACTTCCTGGTCCATGCTGGAGCAGGACAGGCCCAGTCTGCCAGAGGGAAAAGCAGTTGGGATCAATCAGTATGGTCTCAACAGAATCTGTTCGAAATTGTGACATTTAACTACTGTAGTTATATGTCACCTAAGCTGACATACTAGTTATATGTCACAGTTCCGGATCAACACCCCTAGTCCTGGTAGAGCTACAGggggtgcaggcttttgttcctgcCCAGCACTAACATACTCAATTCAACTCGCCAAGGCCTTGATGAttaatccggaagccagccgcaccaatgtgtcagaggaaacaccgttcacctgaCGACCGAGGTTAGCCTGCAGGCGccaggcccgccacaaggagttgttagagcgcaatgagccaagtaaagccccccccggccaaacccacccCTAACCCgcatgacgctgggccaattgtgcgccgccctatgggactcccgatcacggccgatTGTGAAACAGCCCacgatcgaacccgggtctgtagtgacgcctctagcactgcgatgcagtgccttagaccgctgcaccactcggaacTAAAACATGGGTTTTAGCGCTAGGCTGGAACAAAAACCATTGCACACTGTAATTGGGGAATTTTGCTATTGTCAGCAATGTGATACAGCAGGGTATTGATGGGGATTTCTTATAGACTATCACAATATTGTGTGAAAACATTTAACAGGGATTGTATTGGCCTACCTGGTCTGGAGAATTACAGCGGATGCTAAAGTGTACATGTAGCGCATGAGTACTAACAGACACCTGTGATTACTGCACGGTGTTTGAGATCTACACACATGCATCCAGACTAAACCATAGTACAATATTATACcactgtgtgtgttatgtgtatgTATTGGCTAGTCCTCTTGCAcctgtgtacatgtaggtattgGATAGCTGTGCCCTCGCACCTGtgtatgcagtgcattcggaaagtattcaaacaccttcatttttttttcaccacattttgttaagttacagccttattctaaagttgattaaTGTCACTTTTCTTCCTCAGctttctacacacaataacccatgatGAAAAagcgaaagcaggtttttagaaatgttcgcacatttattacaaatgaaaaacagaaataccttatttacataagtattcagaccctttgctatgagaaacaacattgagctcaggtgcatcctgtttccattgattatccttgagatgtttctacaacttgattggaatactcctgaggtaaattcaattgattggacatgatttagaaaggcacacacctgtctatataaggtaggagaaccttccaggcaccgctcatcacctggccaataccatccctactgtgaagcatggtggtggtagcatcatgctgtgggatgtttatcagtggcaggaactgggagactagtcaggatcgagggaaagattaactgagcaaagtacagagagatccttgatgaaaacctgctccagagcgctcaggacctcagactggggcggaggttcaccttccaacaggacaatgaccctaagcacacagccaagacaacacaggagtggcttcaggacaagtctcccaatgtccttgagtggaccagccagagcctggacttgaaaccgatcgaacatctctggagtgaaaagaaaacagctgtgcagcgacactctccatccaacctgacagagcttgagaggatctgcagagaagaatgggagaaactccccaaatacaggtgttccaagaagactcgaggatgtaatcgctgccaaaggtgcttcaaccaagtactgagtaaagggtctgaatacttatgtaaatgtgttatttcaaaaacctatttttgctttattATTatggaggtattgtgtgtagattgatgagggggattttttaaaaaaaatacattttagaataaggctgtaacgtaacaaaatgttgaaaaagtgaaggggtctgaatactttccgaatgcactgtatgtaggtATTGGATAGCTGTGCCCTTGCACCTGTTTGCAGTATGTTtgttctgtctgcctgcctgtattTCTGTCTCTCACCTGGTGAACGCTGCGGGGTTGTTGAGGTGGTGGAACAGTGCCGGCTCACACACCAGGGAGGCACGtcgacacacactcacacacgacTGGCCCAGGGGGCCCAGGTGTATTCTCAGAGCGCTCTCAGGTGGCCAGGTAGGGAAGGACACGCTGCAGAAGTCCTGGGGTCAACAAGAAGACAGGAACAACAGTTATATTATTTTGCAAAAATGTTGGAATGTATCATATAGCTCATGAGACTGGTTTTGGAACAGTGTTAAACAAGGTTGTTCAGCTCAGTTTAGGGTCCTCACTATCTGGCCATGCTAGGAGGTACAGAATTTTCAAATGTCAAAAAGTGACCACCGACTATCCTTGACCTAAATTAGTAACACAAATGTGCCATACTTGCCAATCAGTTCTGACAATACTGCCACCATTGTTCTTTCTAGCATGACCAGCTAGTGACTACCATTTATATACATATATCACCAAGCCTACTCTTTGTTCCAATGCCTCCTAATATAAGACATTATAAGACACATATTGTAATATTAACCATTGACCGTATAAAACAGATATAAACCTATCCCTTTAAATAAGTTTTTTTAAGTGTTTCAGGAGATTATTGTTGTGTACCTGATGAGTGATGTAAGCATGGACCCTTTCCAGCATCCCTTCACTGGTGAACTCTCGAGGGGTGAAGGGCTTGACCTTTAAAACAGACATAGGAGCTAAATACAGCTTTATATCAGGGTTATGCTAATCATATGAGCCTTCATAAGCATTCATATAACAGCCATACCAATGGATAAGAGGTTTCACCTGTAAAACAGACTAATTCTATCTTCCATAGATCTCGAGATCCATTACAACTTCATATAATAGTTGTGCTAATCATGTGAACCTTCATaagtgttagcagttgatgttattcttcaataacacaaaaaatatatatttattcaaaGAGAACAAATCATAGTTGTTATGCTGGAAAGTAGATGGTCATTCTTCCCTGTCCTCAGTGTTTTCTCCACTGAACAAAAAGACAGGATGTAGTTTATACCCCAAGCCTatcctgtggttgaccaattagaattccttgcagtaAAATTGGGCCAATGGtcaaataacaagtatcccatTTCAGGTTCAATGTATAGACCATTTGGACCAATGAGAACTTGCCACATGTAGCTATGATTCCTGGACTGAAATTCCGTGTCCCTGACCCATTAAGCTTCAGTTCCCCATTACAgaaaaacaactatttccattgatcttTAATTCCCTCTTGACCTTTAGTCATATGCATTGTGTATTTATCTCAGAATATTCTTACATAAGCATTCATTTAACATTCATAACAGTAGAATCAAGGTCATGGTAACTGACCTCTGTGCGTAGAATAGCCCTGACCGTCTCTTGAACGTCAGTAGTGTTGGTCATGTCCACGGTCCAAACGTAGGGTTTACCGATGAACTCCTCAGCATAGGGGTGCTGAGAGGAgacctgacagacacacacatgtacacacatgcatgcatgcatgcacgcacacaccaaCGCAcgtgcgcacgcgcacacacacttccCAATTAAACCACCATTGGGTGTGAAATAGTCTTTAGGTAAATTTGTTTGTTCATTTTTCAATTGAATTTGATTCATTTGTTAATACATTTCTGGATGAGTTGATATCCAGTACCTGTCGTGTTGTGGGCTTCCCTTTATAGAAGTCACTGTTTTCAGAGGAGCGAGGGGGCTGGAAGCGCGGCTGGAGGAAGACACACCCTAAAGCTATGGCCTCCAAAGGAGCTGGACCCTCATAGGGAAACCCAAGGCCCACAaacacctggagggggagggCAATGCAGCCATGCATTTAGAATCCCTATCTCTGCATGGCTTACAGAGATATTGTAGAAAGTGTTTGAATCCTAACATATCAAGCTATATATTAGATCCAGGTCTGAAACCACGCATAGATGTCCACGGACGTTTGCACAATAAATCAAGATAGTAATTGTCCTCATGGGCCCTGAGACACTGTGGCCTGGGTTCAGTTCGGTTGTTACCTTGGCTCTTCTGAGGAGCTGTAAGAACTGATCCTGGGTCAGCAGGCCGTGGTTGATGATGTTACTGGGCAGCTGAGCGGAGTGGCCTGGAGGCTGGTACACTGTGCCGTGGGTCTCCAGCTCCTGACTGATCACCTCCAGATAACGCTCCTTGCCCTGGAATAGAAAATAAAAGAATGGAAAATAGagtaaagaggagaagagaagagtaaAAGTTCATgtatagtgtagagtagagttgaGGGAGCATGTCGCATGTTGGCCGTTCCAAAAACAGCCTGTCTAGTGAGGACATTACTGGATGGCACTGTCATTGGTCACTGCACCCTTTAACTCTTTCCGCCTCCTTACCTGCCACATGTAGTCCTGTTTCCCATAGACCACAGCCGTGTTGTCCTTCCTGTAAGGCCCTGGctccacttcctcctccctctcttcctgctcCACCATCGCCTCCTCACTCACAAACCCCAGGAACGAGTTATCAGGGGTATGAGCTACACAGGAGACGGAGACGCAACAGGTCAGAATACAATTTTGGATTATATCGTTAGGAAAGTGTTGTATTGATTGTTTGAAGTCACATTATAACCACAGACCAACGTTTAAGCCATCAAACAACCAATAAGTTATCACATAAGTATATTGTCTAGTGGTCAAGAACTACAGCAAATCTTTATTTCATCGGCAAAGATATAAGTATAAATCCTCTATCAGTTAGATCTCAAAGGAATAAAACCTGTTTCATCCCAAAGGCTTCTATCAGAATGAACAAGAGAGAAGGATAAGACAAAACAATGTGTCAATGTCTAATAAGTCTGTGTATAATAAGAAAGTGTTTGATAAGTCTAATAAGTATAATTTGTCTAATATAGCTATGTCTAATATGCCAAATTTGCCCAATAAGTCTAATGTGTCAAATATGCCTAATAAGTCTAATGTGCCTAATAAGTCTAATGTGCCCAATGTGCCTAATAAGCCTAATGTGTCTAATATGTCTAATGCGTCTAATAAATCTAATATACCTAATGTGTCTAATATGCCTAATAAGTCTAATATGCGTAATGTGTTTAATAAGCCTAATGTGTCTAATAAGCCGAATGTGTCTAATAAGTATAATGTGTCTAATAAGTATAATGTGTCTAATGTGTCTAATGTGCCTAATACGCCTTAATGTGTCTAATATGTCTAAATGTGTCTAATAAGTCTGTGTCTGTCTAATAAGTCTAATGTGCCTAATATGCCTAATGTGTCTAATATGCCTAATGTGTCTACTAAGTCTAATATGTCTAATATGCCTAATAAGTCTAATATGCCTAATGTGTCTACTAAGTCTAATATGCCTAATGTGTCTACTAAGTCTAATATGCCTAATGTGTCTACTAAGTCTAATATGCCTAATGTGTCTACTAAGTCTAATATGTCTACTAAGTCTAATATGCCTAATGTGTCTAATGTGTCTTATATGCCTAATGTGTCTAATACTGTATGTCTAATATGCCTAATGTGTCTAATACTGCATGTCTAATATGCCTAATGTGTCTAATATGTCTAATACTGTATGTCTAATATGCCTAATGTGTCTAATATGTGTAATGTGTGTAATGTGTCTATGTGCAGCTGGAGATGCCAATAGCTgtcaggacaggaggagactatAACAAACAGCATTAGTACAGGATAACGACAGAAAGATGTGGAAAAAAGGTTGTTTTGGACCGGCGATGTCGACATAAGGGACCAAGAATGCGGGTAGTGACAGTTGAGTAATAACATTGGGAGCGTCTCGATGGGCCGACGTGAAAGGAGAGAAACAGACATAAATCACATGATGATGGAAATAAAAACTATTCTTAGGGGGTTAGTGTCAGTGTGTTTGGATAGGCCATACACTTTGACTTCCCACAGCTTCTCAGATtcatcctaacagaacagagagagggaggtgtgagaGATGGGATATTTATTTTAAGAAATACAAGAATgtgtctgtgaatgtgtgtgtgtgtgtgtgtgtgtgtgtgtgtgtgtgtgtgtgtgtaggcttgtgtgtgtctgcgtaTTAGTCCACGTGTCAGTCCGTCTGTCCCCCCAACAGTTGTTTAAAAGGCCCTGCCAAAtaactctctcctgtctcctaacTCTTCCTCACAACTGTGAAGAAGGTCCTTTCTGGGTGAATAACAGGCTAATTTATCCTAGCTTGTCTCCAACACTCCTCCACATGCACACCAGACGCGTAGCACCTCCATTCATCATCTTAGTGGGCTCACACCAACATGAATCATGATCAAGATGGAAAATGGTGCAAAAAGGGGAGCGATGGCTAGATAGAACCATTGCcttcgacagacagacagacagacagacacacacaataacCAATGCCTTCCCAAAGGCCCTGACACTCAACAGATCCTTTCTAGCACTTCAAAGCCCCATCGACACCACCTCTaatccctttctccctccatctcttcctctctctgagcTGCCATCGCCGCGGGCATCATCCCTCTTGCTGCACGAGCAGCACAAATAAACAGCAGCGTTCCTGCCTGTGGAAGTGGTCCGGACTGCTCGGCGCGCTCCAGCTTGTCTCAGTCTAGTCAGAGTGGGAGAGATGACTAGGAAGTGTTTGAGAAGATTTTGGGAAGGGCAAGGGCTCACGTTTATTTAACCTGTTCTGAATCCTCTAAGTATGCAGACATATGAAGCCTCCTTTGTGGAACATACATCAGCACTGTCATAGTTAATAACACTCCCACTGTGTGTCACCACTGTTGGTCTCCAAATGGTAAA contains:
- the LOC115159989 gene encoding alpha-1,6-mannosylglycoprotein 6-beta-N-acetylglucosaminyltransferase B isoform X2 translates to MAQKLESLGHQPHTPRPQGDHRPQTGLREVCEVPEDPVYPHCAEKVEFLQARWDSDPCYAFYGVDGTTCSILTYLSEREDFCPPHPGRNHSAPPWHQQPHTHKEKAEVRTTLRPLYEVFGGIQGPAGRFIWSRVERLSACWIKAGHRIRENTIKTTSLQKRVLLYPGVLSGGAGQRFGAMVDQGGPLGELVQWADLSASLFILGHNLTFTTSQNHLHSVIGAAPGKGSCPIQRPLPFDIIYTDYHGLAHLQGAMGLAFQHYQCRFRILDSFGTEPAFNLGTYARSHGYNTLWGSWRLQPLQYMTMFPHTPDNSFLGFVSEEAMVEQEEREEEVEPGPYRKDNTAVVYGKQDYMWQGKERYLEVISQELETHGTVYQPPGHSAQLPSNIINHGLLTQDQFLQLLRRAKVFVGLGFPYEGPAPLEAIALGCVFLQPRFQPPRSSENSDFYKGKPTTRQVSSQHPYAEEFIGKPYVWTVDMTNTTDVQETVRAILRTEVKPFTPREFTSEGMLERVHAYITHQDFCSVSFPTWPPESALRIHLGPLGQSCVSVCRRASLVCEPALFHHLNNPAAFTRLGLSCSSMDQEVDNHIFPAYSPWGRRCGLQRERLLFSCAGSDPVHRRLCPCRAHRAGQVALCPDCL